CTTCCCTGGGCTTCTGGCAAAGGCCTGGTCATCAGCTGGCCTTGATTGCCTTTGAACACGGCACGGTACTGCTGCCCAACCTCTGGCGTGAGTTGAAAGGTGCCAATCCCGAACTTATGGGTGTAAAAACGGGCTACCGTGTCATTTTTGCTGTTGACCACTGCGCCTACAAAACTGCCGCCTTTGCCCTGCGCATCTACCGCCTGAAACGCCACTTTGCTCTGCAAGCCGTTCACCAAGTGTCCGCCTTCCGGGAAAAACCGCACCATGTAATCCACAGACACCTCTGGTTCTTTTTGAGCGAGAGGCTTAAACGTGTTGACCACTGTGATTGACTTCTCAAAAAAGTAGGCGGCGTCAAAATTCTTCATCCAGTTGGTGTAAGCCCGCAAGACGTACTTTCCCGCTGCCATGGAAGACGGCAAGGCCAGGGACCCGCCCCCGCCCTGGTCCATGGCCACCTTGGCCTGAACCACAGGCACGTTTTCAGAATCCAGCACTTCCACGCAGGCTACCTTGCTGAGGCTAAAGGGTTGGTGGGTGATGCCGTCTACCTGGTAGATTTTAAACCAAAGCGTTTCACCGGCCAAATAGTAATTACGGTCTGTGTGTACAAACAGCTTTTCTGGCGTGGCGTGGCTAGCGGCAGCATGCAGTTTTTGCCCAATATCTGAGAGAAGTACATTTTGGGCCCAACCCTTGATGCTGAACAAAAGACAGAAAGCTGTCAGAACAAACGACTTGTGAAGATGAGGTCTAGTCATGGGCACGGTTACCAAAAATCAGGTTTCTTGCCACTTCCGCCGTTGTCCCGGCATTCGGCGCAGCTAAACTTCAACATCCAGGGCGGCCCACTGTCACCATCTGCACTAGGGCTGGGTGGCGGGAAGTCTATTTCATCTAATGGGTCCACCAGTACATATCGCATTTTGACAAAATCATTGATAAAATTAGGATCTGGCCCCACCCCTGGAATAATGGGAACCGGCACAAATGTGCAAGTTCTTGTATACTGAAACTCCCAGGGGTTCAATTGAGCCCTCTCCAGGAAAAACCGCTTGGTTGCCAAAGAACGCGCGCTGAAATATCCCAACACCGGTTCATTGACATCTCTGATGTTGGTCACGTTTCCTCTAATCTGGGAAGGCTGGGCATCAAACAAAGAGCCTACTTCCTCGGTGTTCTTCCGCAGGATTTCCCAGAAGTCATGCTCCTCGCGGCTGATGGCATACTGCTTGACCAAGATGCTGTAGCGCATGCTCAATTTCTCTGAATTCCCGTTAATGGCGGCAATCCGGAATCCGTTGACCACATCATTTGCCAGCCTGGTGGTAGCGCCCACCAAGATATTGGTGGAAGCCCCGTATTTCCAGCAGTTCTGGTAGGTGCTGTCTTCGGGGGTTCTGAGGCGCATTTTGCCGTCTTTGTCTAAAATGCGTCTGGTGTAGTAGGGGGCGGTGTATTCAAAGGTCTCGTCATAGGTCCAGCGGTAGTACTTGGTGCTGTTGGCAGGGTCACTGGTGTTGACGCGTATGTTCACGTTGCTGCCTTCCACGTCCCAGGTGATGGACTCAATGGGCGGTGTTTTGCCCGTGCTCACGGCGGTGGACGTGTATTCCCGGTTGTTTTTGGTCTTAATTCGAAGTTTATATTCTACCCCATAATCTACTGCCAGACCGGTGGCTGAGTAGGTACCCGCAGGTTTTTCTGCCAACGTGATTTTGGTGCCGTTGCCGTATTCCAGCCAGACGGTGGCGCCGGTCTCTGGTTTAGCGGCGGCTTTGTTGGCCAGGCTCTGCGTGCGGGTCAACCGGACAGACGCCTTGCGCGCCTCTATTTCCACAGCTCCGTCAACCACCAGCAAACCTTCGCCGGCGGCGGTCTCCGGCAAGAGGTATTCCTCCACGCAACTGGCCAACACCAGGCAAAAGAGACCCAACCAAAGAAACTTAAAAGATGATTTCATCAGAATTTAAAGTTATAGGTCACGGTAGGAATCGGGCGACCGAAGACGGACAGTTTGTAGCCTTTGATCATGCCTTCCTCAGACTTGAAGTAAATGGAATATGGGTTCTTGCGGCCCGTGAGGTTGTAAACCGCCAGGGTCCAGGAGCTATGCGCCAGCTTTTTGATTTTGTGGCTGCCTTCCAGGTTCAAAGAAAAATCCACGCGGTAATAATCTGGCACCCTGAACTGGTTTCTTTCTGAGTAGTAAATGCGCTTGGAACCGCCAATTTCAAAAATGGAAAGCGGCAAGGTGATAGGCCTACCGGTACTGTAAGTGAAGTTAAGCGAAGTGTTGATGCGGCGGCTGAAGCGGTAATTGCCCACCAAGGTCACATCATGCGGTTTGTCAAAGTTGCTGGCGTAGAATTTCCCCAGGTTGATCTTCTCCACAAACTCCTCGTCATCTGACTGAATCAAGGACCGTGACCAGGTGTAGCTGAGCCAGCCGTTGAGTTTGCCTTCGGTTTTGCGCACCA
This region of Rufibacter sp. LB8 genomic DNA includes:
- a CDS encoding DUF4249 domain-containing protein, translated to MKSSFKFLWLGLFCLVLASCVEEYLLPETAAGEGLLVVDGAVEIEARKASVRLTRTQSLANKAAAKPETGATVWLEYGNGTKITLAEKPAGTYSATGLAVDYGVEYKLRIKTKNNREYTSTAVSTGKTPPIESITWDVEGSNVNIRVNTSDPANSTKYYRWTYDETFEYTAPYYTRRILDKDGKMRLRTPEDSTYQNCWKYGASTNILVGATTRLANDVVNGFRIAAINGNSEKLSMRYSILVKQYAISREEHDFWEILRKNTEEVGSLFDAQPSQIRGNVTNIRDVNEPVLGYFSARSLATKRFFLERAQLNPWEFQYTRTCTFVPVPIIPGVGPDPNFINDFVKMRYVLVDPLDEIDFPPPSPSADGDSGPPWMLKFSCAECRDNGGSGKKPDFW